Proteins encoded in a region of the Populus nigra chromosome 3, ddPopNigr1.1, whole genome shotgun sequence genome:
- the LOC133687803 gene encoding zinc finger CCCH domain-containing protein 11-like: MPPKQQSKVDLAKKQKIVEDKTFGLKNKNKSKNVQKYVQSLKQNVQPQPDPSKLAAKKKKEEEKAKEKELNELFKVAVSQPKVPVGVDPKSILCEFYKVGQCAKGFKCKFSHDLNVQRKGEKIDIYSDKRDQETMEDWDQETLEKVVESKGKEYQQNKPTDIVCKYFLEAVEKKQYGWFWVCPNGGKDCHYRHALPPGYVLKSQMKALLDEEAEKISIEEEIENQRAKTTSSTPMTPELFMQWKKKKMEERDAGLAAQRAERAKNDRMSGRELFLSDASVFVDDAEAYEKYQREEEPDGTEQKVNDKSTADGPSTSAAAVGDAEDLTDDDDELDMDELNELEASLSKTSIQIPERSGSH, from the exons ATGCCGCCGAAGCAGCAATCAAAAGTAGATTTAGCAAAGAAGCAGAAGATCGTAGAAGACAAGACCTTCGggctcaaaaacaaaaacaagagtaAAAATGTTCAAAAATATGTACAATCCCTCAAGCAAAACGTACAACCCCAGCCTGACCCCTCTAAACTCGCTGCCAAG aaaaagaaagaggaagagaagGCAAAAGAGAAGGAGCTAAATGAATTGTTTAAAGTTGCTGTTAGCCAGCCCAAAGTTCCTGTTG GTGTTGATCCAAAGTCGATATTGTGCGAGTTCTACAAAGTGGGGCAGTGCGCGAAAGGCTTCAAATGCAAGTTCTCGCACGATTTGAATGTTCAGCGAAAAGGAGAAAAGATTGATATTTATAGTGACAAGCGCGACCAAG aaacaATGGAGGATTGGGACCAAGAGACATTGGAGAAGGTCGTGGAGTCAAAGGGAAAAGAGTATCAGCAGAATAAACCTACTGATATT GTTTGCAAATATTTTCTTGAAGCTGTGGAGAAGAAACAATATGGTTGGTTCTGGGTCTGCCCAAATGGTGGTAAAGATTGCCATTATCGTCATGCTCTTCCTCCAGGGTATGTTTTGAAATCTCAGATGAAGGCTCTATTAGATGAAGAGGCAGAAAAGATCTCCATCGAAGAGGAGATTGAAAATCAG CGTGCTAAAACAACAAGTTCAACCCCTATGACTCCTGAGCTGTTCATGcaatggaagaagaaaaagatggaagaaagagatgCTGGTTTGGCTGCTCAGAGGGCAGAGAGGGCTAAGAATGATCGTATGAG TGGTCGGGAGCTATTTCTATCAGATGCCAGCGTGTTTGTGGATGATGCTGAGGCATATGAGAAATATCAAAGAGAGGAAGAACCTGATGGTACTGAACAGAAG GTAAATGATAAATCCACTGCTGATGGACCGAGTACCTCAGCAGCAGCTGTTGGTGATGCTGAAGATCTTACTGATGACGACGATGAACTTGACATGGACGAGTTAAATGAGTTGGAGGCAAGTTTATCAAAAACTTCAATCCAAATTCCAGAGCGCAGTGGCAGTCATTAG
- the LOC133689281 gene encoding pentatricopeptide repeat-containing protein At5g02830, chloroplastic: protein MKQLLILGSSTVTPPTNPSSTPHHHHHSPKPKPKTPSLHAPSKPIPAVHSRSPPLLSTIPFRQNHNSSSLLDYHANLASKLAEDGRLQDFVMIAESVIASGVEPSSFVAALSVGPVAKGISKNLQQGNVDCVVRFLKKIEELGVSTLKFLDGVAIDLLKKECIRIVNCGDVEQVVYIMETLAGFCFSFKELVDPSYIIKICVDKLNPKMAVRYAAIFPGEGRILFCNIISEFGRKGHLDSALVAYDEAKHKLSVPNMYLHRTIIDVCGLCGDYMKSRYIYEDLINRKVIPNVYVFNSLMNVNAHDLGYTFSVFKNMQNLGVTADVASYNILLKACCIAGRVDLAKDIYREVKQLESAEVLRLDVFTYCMIVKIFADAKMWQMALKIKEDMLSSGVTPNMHIWSSLISACANAGLVEQAIQLFEEMLLSGCKPNSQCCNILLHACVQACQYDRAFRLFQCWKGSEAQEVFHGDHSGNADEIEHAQKHCPNMTNIVPNSHHLNFIKKFPFTPTPATYHMLMKACGSDYHRAKALMDEMKTVGISPNHISWSILIDICGVSGNVSGAVQILKNMRMAGVQPDVVAYTTAIKVCVETKNLKLAFSLFAEMKRCQINPNLVTYNTLLRARTRYGSLREVQQCLAIYQDMRKAGYKSNDYYLKQLIEEWCEGAIQDNNQIQGGFASCKRTDLRRPHSLLLEKVAAHLQNNIAENLAIDLQGLTKVEARIVVLAVLRMIKENYTLGYSVKEDMWITLDVSKVDPASKRDSEVKNAIIELLRNELGLEVLVAVPGHLDAIKTDSKSSLDPGPDLVVRLARNKKMAYSTRRPIVVTQRLKVRRKSLHEWLQRRVGAIRR from the exons ATGAAACAACTCCTCATCCTCGGCTCCTCCACTGTTACTCCTCCGACAAACCCCTCCTCCACtcctcaccaccaccaccactctccgaaacccaaacccaaaaccccaTCACTCCACGCTCCCTCCAAACCAATCCCTGCCGTCCATTCCCGCTctcctcctctcctctccaCCATCCCATTTCGCCAAAACCATAACTCCTCCTCCCTCCTCGATTACCATGCCAACCTTGCTTCAAAGCTAGCCGAGGATGGCCGCCTCCAAGACTTTGTGATGATTGCAGAGTCAGTGATTGCTTCAGGTGTCGAGCCTTCAAGTTTTGTTGCTGCATTAAGTGTGGGTCCTGTGGCAAAGGGTATTTCAAAGAATCTTCAACAAGGAAATGTAGACTGTGTTGTtcggtttttgaaaaaaattgaggaaCTGGGAGTTTCCACTTTGAAGTTTCTTGATGGGGTTGCTATTGATTTGCTTAAAAAAGAGTGTATCAGGATTGTGAATTGTGGTGATGTGGAGCAAGTTGTATACATAATGGAGACTCTTGCAG GGTTTTGCTTCTCCTTCAAAGAACTCGTGGACCCGTCTTACATCATAAAAATCTGTGTTGACAAGCTTAATCCAAAGATGGCTGTGCG GTATGCAGCTATATTTCCAGGTGAAGGACGCATATTATTTTGCAACATTATAAGTGAATTTGGAAGAAAAGGGCACCTGGATTCTGCTTTGGTTGCCTATGATGAAGCTAAGCATAAATTGAGTGTTCCTAACATGTATTTACATCGTACTATAATTGACGTCTGTGGTCTTTGTGGTGACTACATGAAATCTAGGTATATTTATGAG GACTTGATCAATCGGAAGGTCATCCCAAATGTTTATGTTTTCAACAGTCTCATGAATGTCAATGCCCATGATTTGGGCTACACATTCAGTGTATTCAAGAATATGCAA AATCTTGGTGTCACAGCAGATGTGGCATCTTATAACATCCTGTTGAAGGCATGCTGTATTGCTGGAAGAGTGGACTTAGCCAAAGACATTTATAGGGAAGTAAAGCAGTTGGAATCAGCAGAAGTGTTGAGGTTGGATGTCTTTACATACTGCATGATCGTAAAG ATCTTCGCAGATGCAAAAATGTGGCAGATGGCacttaaaattaaagaagatatGCTATCATCCGGAGTCACCCCTAACATGCATATATGGTCATCGTTGATCAGTGCATGCGCCAATGCAGGTCTTGTAGAGCAGGCAATTCAGTTATTTGAAGAGATGCTCCTATCTGGATGCAAGCCAAATTCTCAGTGTTGCAACATCCTTTTACATGCATGTGTTCAGGCTTGTCAATATGACAGAGCTTTTCGTCTTTTCCAGTGCTGGAAGGGAAGTGAAGCCCAGGAGGTTTTTCATGGAGATCACAGTGGCAATGCAGATGAGATTGAGCATGCACAGAAACACTGCCCTAACATGACGAACATTGTTCCAAATTCACATCATTTGAACTTTATTAAGAAATTTCCCTTCACTCCCACTCCCGCAACATATCATATGTTAATGAAAGCATGTGGTAGTGATTACCACCGTGCAAAAGCCTTAATGGATGAGATGAAGACAGTAGGAATTTCACCTAATCATATAAGCTGGTCAATCTTGATTGACATATGTGGAGTCTCAGGCAATGTATCTGGTGCTGTACAG ATTTTGAAGAACATGCGTATGGCTGGAGTTCaacctgatgttgttgcataTACAACAGCTATCAAG GTTTGTGTAGAAACTAAAAATTTGAAGCTGGCATTTTCGTTATTTGCAGAAATGAAAAGATGTCAGATAAATCCTAATTTG GTGACATATAATACACTTCTAAGAGCTCGCACTAGATATGGTTCCTTGCGAGAAGTACAACAATGCCTCGCTATATACCAGGATATGAGGAAAGCAGG GTATAAATCAAATGACTACTATCTCAAACAGCTAATTGAAGAATGGTGTGAAGGGGCAATACAAGATAATAATCAGATCCAGGGTGGGTTTGCTTCTTGTAAAAGAACTGACTTGAGAAGGCCTCATAGTCTACTTCTTGAGAAAGTTGCAGCACACTTGCAGAACAATATTGCTGAAAACCTAGCAATTGACCTCCAGGGCCTGACAAAG GTTGAAGCTCGGATTGTAGTTCTTGCAGTTCTTCGAATGATCAAAGAGAACTATACTTTAG GTTATTCAGTAAAAGAAGACATGTGGATCACCTTGGATGTCAGTAAAGTAGATCCGGCATCTAAACGAGATTCAGAGGTGAAAAATGCAATAATTGAACTTCTGCGGAATGAGTTAGGGCTTGAGGTTCTGGTTGCAGTCCCAGGACATTTGGATGCCATAAAGACAGATTCGAAAAGCTCTCTAGATCCAGGTCCGGACTTGGTAGTGAGGTTAGCAAGGAACAAGAAAATGGCATATTCCACAAGGCGCCCCATAGTAGTTACACAGAGGTTGAAGGTTAGACGGAAATCACTGCATGAATGGCTGCAGAGAAGGGTAGGTGCCATCAGAAGGTGA
- the LOC133689282 gene encoding DNA topoisomerase 6 subunit A translates to MADSTSTKSRKRRQPDPDSTTELLFKNLLKPDSVILQTLQSLVISTASASSSKPLTLSDLSLSSSCREVADLSLTSVQSEIEALTISIVQSILSGKGFSFNVPSRSATNQLYVPELDRIVLKDKNTLRPFANISSVRKCTITARILSLIHQLCLKSIHVTKRDLFYTDVKLFQDQTQSDAVLDDVSCMLGCTRSSLNVIAAEKGVVVGRLIFSDNGDMIDCTKMGMGGKAIPPNIDRVGDMQSDALFILLVEKDAAYMRLAEDRFYNRFPCIIVTAKGQPDVATRLFLRKMKNELKLPVLALVDSDPYGLKILSVYGCGSKNMSYDSANLTTPDIKWLGIRPSDLDKYKIPEQCRLPMTEQDIKTGKDLLEEDFVKKNPGWVEELSLMVKTKQKAEIQALSSFGFQYLSEVYLPLKLQQQDWL, encoded by the coding sequence ATGGCCGACAGCACCTCCACCAAATCCAGAAAACGCCGCCAACCCGACCCAGACTCCACCACCGAACTCCTCTTCAAAAACCTCCTAAAACCCGACTCTGTAATCCTCCAAACTCTACAATCCCTCGTAATCTCCACTGCATCCGCCTCCTCTTCAAAACCCCTCACTCTCTCCGACCTATCACTGTCTTCCAGCTGTCGAGAAGTCGCCGACCTCTCGCTTACCTCTGTCCAATCTGAGATCGAAGCCTTAACCATCTCCATCGTCCAATCAATCCTCTCCGGTAAGGGCTTCTCCTTCAATGTCCCCTCACGGTCTGCCACTAACCAACTCTATGTCCCGGAACTCGACCGCATTGtcttaaaagacaaaaataccCTCCGCCCTTTCGCTAACATTTCATCAGTCCGCAAATGCACGATAACTGCAAGGATCCTTTCCTTAATCCACCAGCTTTGTCTAAAAAGCATTCATGTTACAAAGCGAGATTTGTTTTACACTGATGTGAAGTTGTTTCAGGATCAGACACAGTCTGACGCTGTTCTTGATGATGTTTCGTGTATGCTTGGGTGTACTAGGTCTTCTCTTAACGTGATTGCGGCGGAGAAGGGGGTGGTTGTTGGGAGATTGATTTTTAGTGATAATGGGGATATGATTGATTGCACCAAAATGGGAATGGGAGGGAAAGCGATTCCACCGAATATTGATAGAGTTGGGGATATGCAGAGtgatgcattatttattttgttagttGAGAAGGATGCTGCATATATGAGGTTAGCTGAGGATAGGTTTTACAATCGTTTTCCATGTATTATTGTGACTGCGAAAGGGCAGCCGGATGTGGCTACAAGgctttttttaaggaaaatgaAGAACGAATTGAAGCTGCCGGTTTTGGCATTAGTTGATAGTGATCCATATGGGTTGAAGATTTTATCTGTTTATGGCTGTGGGTCGAAGAATATGTCTTATGATAGTGCGAATTTGACCACACCGGATATCAAATGGTTGGGGATTAGGCCTAGTGATTTGGACAAGTATAAGATACCTGAGCAATGTAGGTTGCCGATGACTGAGCAGGATATCAAGACTGGGAAGGATTTGTTGGAGGAGGATTTCGTGAAGAAGAATCCAGGGTGGGTTGAGGAGTTGAGTTTGATGGTGAAGACTAAACAGAAGGCTGAGATTCAGGCTCTGAGTTCGTTTGGGTTTCAGTATTTATCTGAGGTTTATTTGCCTTTGAAGTTGCAGCAGCAGGATTGGCTTTGA
- the LOC133689677 gene encoding large ribosomal subunit protein uL4-like, translating to MAAAARPLVSVQPLPASLNDMATDSVTTVALPDVMKASIRPDIVNYVHSNISKNSRQPYAVSKKAGHQTSAESWGTGRAVSRIPRVSGGGTHRAGQGAFGNMCRGGRMFAPTKTWRRWHRKINVNQKRYAVVSAIAASAIPSLVMARGHRVESVPEMPLVISDSAESIEKTSTAIKVLKEIGAYPDAEKAKDSQAIRAGKGKMRNRRYISRKGPLIVYGTEGAKLVKAFRNIPGVEVANVERLNLLRLAPGGHLGRFVIWTKSAIEKLDSIYGTFDKSSEKKKGYVLPRTKMVNADLARIINSDEVQSVVNPIKKEVKRAPLKKNPLKNLNVMLKLNPYAKTARRMALLAEAERVKSKKEKLDRKRKPVSKEELAAAKAAGKAWYKTMISDSDYTEFENFTKWLGVSQ from the exons ATGGCCGCCGCCGCCCGCCCCCTTGTCTCCGTACAACCTCTACCCGCGTCCCTCAATGACATGGCCACTGATTCTGTCACAACCGTGGCTCTCCCTGATGTCATGAAGGCCTCAATCAGACCAGACATCGTCAATTATGTCCACTCCAACATCTCCAAGAACAGCCGTCAACCTTACGCGGTCTCAAAGAAGGCCGGTCACCAGACATCAGCCGAATCTTGGGGTACCGGTCGTGCCGTTTCTCGTATCCCCCGTGTTTCTGGTGGTGGAACTCACCGTGCTGGTCAGGGAGCTTTTGGAAACATGTGCCGTGGTGGACGCATGTTTGCTCCTACCAAGACCTGGCGCCGCTGGCACAGGAAGATTAACGTCAACCAAAAGCGATACGCTGTCGTTTCAGCTATTGCTGCCTCTGCTATTCCTTCTTTGGTAATGGCACGCGGTCACCGGGTGGAGTCAGTCCCTGAGATGCCTCTGGTTATCTCTGATTCGGCCGAGAGCATTGAAAAAACATCCACTGCTATTAAGGTGCTGAAGGAAATTGGTGCTTATCCAGATGCCGAGAAGGCCAAGGATTCTCAAGCGATCCGGGCTGGAAAGGGAAAAATGAGGAACAGGAGGTACATTTCCCGCAAGGGACCCCTGATCGTGTATGGAACTGAAGGTGCTAAGTTGGTGAAGGCCTTCCGTAACATTCCAGGAGTGGAGGTGGCTAACGTTGAGAGGCTGAACTTGTTGAGGCTGGCTCCCGGCGGTCATCTTGGAAGGTTTGTGATCTGGACAAAATCAGCTATCGAGAAGCTTGATTCAATATATGGGACTTTTGACAAGTCTTCCGAGAAGAAGAAGGGTTATGTGCTGCCTAGGACCAAGATGGTCAATGCTGATTTGGCTAGGATCATCAACTCTGACGAGGTTCAGAGCGTTGTGAATCCAATCAAGAAGGAGGTTAAGAGGGCACCTTTGAAGAAGAACCCGCTGAAGAACCTGAACGTGATGCTGAAATTGAATCCATATGCTAAGACTGCTAGGAGGATGGCCCTTCTGGCTGAAGCAGAGCGCGTGAAGTCCAAGAAGGAGAAGCTCGACAGGAAGAGGAAACCTGTGTCGAAG GAGGAGCTAGCTGCTGCCAAGGCTGCAGGAAAGGCTTGGTACAAGACCATGATTTCTGACAGCGATTACACCGAGTTCGAGAATTTCACCAAGTGGCTTGGTGTCTCCCAGtga